One window of the Trypanosoma brucei gambiense DAL972 chromosome 5, complete sequence genome contains the following:
- a CDS encoding poly(ADP-ribose) polymerase, putative — MAAKGKSTQRRSATGGANSKGASAKTSPVKKSTARKGQQKTTKKTPVVTKPVPTKKTAAAGVKKKVDAAVTTQAPVTGGKRERFLRKGRGVVDVHSGKVDTCHVYERDGTVFQFTLNQTNISSNNNKFYITQLLEDDARKNYFIFARWGRVGAVGQYMLDPYLDARSAEQDFCSKFREKTRNDWVDRGRFKKVPGKYEYMEVDYGEDDDDDAGGEKPGKKKKAEKPVRESKLPKEVQDLMRLIGCRESMSQVLRELEVDTERMPLGKISKAQILRAYEVLKEIEKKLKRPLKQLEELSSRFYTLIPHAFGTRRPPIINTVDVVREKREMLETLAELEVASTLVDMKDDEALHPLDNIYRKMKCAIQPLKPQSEVYKRIVQYVRNTQGPTHDAYTLQVVEVFTLRREDEEERYKPFKKMDNRQMLWHGSRITNFLGILSQGLRIAPPEAPCTGYMFGKGIYLSDVCSKSANYCHPPRDTNTGLLLLCEVALGKQKEYENAHYMLEPEKGTNSTKGVGRMYPDPKGAEVVKGVLWPKGCIKEDSRPTSLIYPEHIIYDVRQCVLRYLVRVSFEYK, encoded by the coding sequence ATGGCGGCTAAAGGAAAGTCAACACAAAGGCGTTCTGCCACCGGTGGTGCTAATTCCAAAGGTGCTTCCGCTAAAACTTCTCCAGTAAAGAAGTCAACAGCGAGAAAAGGGCAGCAAAAGACAACCAAGAAAACACCTGTGGTAACCAAGCCAGTGCCTACCAAAAAAACTGCGGCGGCGggggtgaaaaagaaagttgatGCTGCTGTAACCACGCAAGCGCCGGTGACAGGGGGGAAGCGGGAGCGATTTCTTCGAAAGGGACGCGGCGTTGTCGACGTGCACTCGGGCAAAGTGGACACTTGCCATGTGTACGAGAGAGACGGCACCGTGTTTCAGTTTACACTgaatcaaacaaacatatcgagtaataacaataagttCTACATAACTCAACTACTTGAGGATGACGCGCGCAAAAATTACTTTATCTTTGCGCGGTGGGGCCGTGTGGGCGCTGTGGGGCAATACATGTTGGACCCGTACTTGGATGCGCGCAGTGCGGAGCAGGACTTTTGTTCCAAGTTCCGAGAGAAGACACGCAATGACTGGGTCGACCGTGGACGTTTCAAAAAGGTTCCCGGGAAGTATGAGTACATGGAGGTTGACTATGGGGaagatgatgacgatgacgcTGGTGGGGAAAAGccggggaagaagaaaaaagcggAGAAACCGGTGAGAGAGTCAAAGTTACCCAAAGAAGTTCAAGATTTGATGCGACTCATTGGGTGCAGGGAGTCGATGTCGCAGGTGCTCCGAGAGCTGGAGGTGGACACCGAACGAATGCCATTGGGGAAAATATCGAAGGCACAAATCCTGCGCGCCTACGAAGTACTGAAGGAAATCGAGAAGAAACTTAAGCGGCCACTGAAACAACTGGAGGAACTGTCCAGCCGCTTTTATACGCTAATACCTCATGCGTTTGGCACCAGGCGGCCTCCAATCATCAATACAGTTGATGTGGTTcgggagaaaagggagatgCTGGAAACACTGGCTGAGTTGGAGGTTGCGTCAACACTCGTGGACATGAAAGACGATGAGGCCTTGCATCCGTTGGACAATATCTACAGAAAGATGAAGTGTGCGATCCAGCCACTAAAACCGCAAAGCGAGGTATACAAACGTATTGTCCAGTATGTTCGCAACACTCAAGGACCTACCCACGACGCATATACCCTTCAGGTGGTGGAAGTCTTTACACTGCGGCGGGAGGACGAGGAGGAGCGATACAAACCGTTCAAGAAAATGGACAATCGCCAAATGCTGTGGCACGGCTCACGTATTACAAACTTCCTTGGTATCCTTTCACAAGGGCTTCGGATCGCACCTCCGGAGGCTCCCTGCACTGGATATATGTTTGGGAAGGGGATATACCTCTCCGATGTGTGCTCCAAGTCTGCGAATTATTGCCATCCACCACGTGACACTAATACGGGCCTTTTGCTACTCTGTGAAGTAGCACTAGGGAAGCAGAAGGAGTATGAAAATGCACACTACATGTTAGAACCAGAGAAAGGAACAAACTCCACCAAGGGTGTTGGACGCATGTATCCCGATCCTAAAGGGGCGGAAGTTGTGAAAGGTGTGCTGTGGCCAAAGGGATGCATCAAGGAGGATTCGCGCCCCACTTCTTTAATATACCCTGAACACATCATATATGACGTCCGTCAGTGCGTGTTGAGGTATCTAGTTCGTGTTTCTTTTGAGTATAAATAG